The following are encoded in a window of Amycolatopsis lexingtonensis genomic DNA:
- a CDS encoding MFS transporter small subunit has protein sequence MSEPSTSKPNRTPLIVLTWAWVVLPFGYGVYQLFLKLVQLFG, from the coding sequence ATGAGCGAGCCGTCGACGTCGAAGCCCAACCGGACCCCGCTGATCGTGCTCACCTGGGCGTGGGTCGTCCTGCCGTTCGGGTACGGCGTGTACCAGCTTTTCCTGAAGCTGGTACAGCTGTTCGGATGA
- a CDS encoding FdhF/YdeP family oxidoreductase has translation MTREAPAQDVDETRLEVGKPKGWAAGIPGVAVSLARSVEQMGTGRTIKALRLLNQREGFDCPGCAWPEPREIDGEKRKLAEFCENGAKAVAEEATKRRVDRDFFAKHPIEDLRNKTDYWLGQQGRITEPFVLREGATHYEPISWDDAFELVAGELKALTDPNEAFFYTSGRTSNEAAFLYQLMVRSFGTNNLPDCSNMCHESSGAALSATTGVGKGSVSLADIHKADLIVVVGQNPGTNHPRMLSALEVAKGHGAKVIAVNPLPEAGLMRFKNPQNVRGVVGKGTPLADEFAQIRLGGDLALFQAVGHLLLAWDEEAPGAIVDREFVANATDGFDDYAKHLREIDWPEVELATGLPREQIERVARMIASSERTIYCWAMGLTQHKHAVPTISEIANLALMRGMIGKPGAGLCPVRGHSNVQGDRTMGIWEKMPQSFMDALAAEFGIEVPREHGLDTVDTIRAMRDGRGKVFFAVGGNFASATPDTDATEKALESCSLTVHVSTKLNRSHVVHGRTALILPTLGRTERDVQASGEQFVTVEDSMSQVHTSRGRLQPASEHLLSEVAIVSRLAEKLFGAGHAVPWRTFETDYDLIRDRISRVVPGCHDYNRRVREPDGFVLPHAPRDSREFTGTANGKGNFTVSALEYPQAPEGRLLLQTMRSHDQYNTTIYGLSDRYRGIDNARRVVLVNPADIAALGLTDGGMVDLVSEWRDGDRRAPAFRVVAYPTARGCAAAYFPEANALVPLDSVADKSNTPVSKAIVVRLEPQPR, from the coding sequence ATGACTCGTGAAGCGCCGGCGCAGGACGTGGACGAGACCCGCCTCGAGGTGGGCAAGCCGAAGGGCTGGGCGGCCGGGATACCCGGTGTCGCCGTGTCGCTCGCGCGCAGCGTCGAGCAGATGGGCACCGGCCGGACGATCAAGGCGCTGCGGCTGCTGAACCAGCGCGAGGGCTTCGACTGCCCGGGCTGCGCGTGGCCGGAACCGCGGGAGATCGACGGCGAGAAGCGCAAGCTGGCCGAGTTCTGCGAAAACGGCGCCAAGGCCGTGGCCGAGGAGGCCACGAAACGGCGGGTGGACCGCGACTTCTTCGCGAAGCACCCGATCGAGGACCTCCGGAACAAGACCGACTACTGGCTCGGCCAGCAGGGCCGGATCACCGAGCCGTTCGTGCTGCGCGAAGGCGCCACGCACTACGAGCCGATCTCCTGGGACGACGCGTTCGAGCTCGTCGCCGGCGAGCTGAAGGCGCTGACCGACCCGAACGAGGCGTTCTTCTACACCTCCGGGCGCACCAGCAACGAGGCCGCGTTCCTCTACCAGCTGATGGTGCGCTCCTTCGGCACCAACAACCTGCCGGACTGCTCCAACATGTGCCACGAGTCCTCGGGCGCGGCGCTGTCGGCCACCACCGGCGTCGGCAAGGGCTCGGTGAGCCTGGCTGACATCCACAAGGCCGACCTAATCGTCGTCGTCGGGCAGAACCCGGGCACCAACCACCCGCGGATGCTCTCGGCGCTCGAAGTCGCCAAGGGCCACGGCGCGAAGGTGATCGCCGTGAACCCGCTGCCCGAAGCCGGGCTGATGCGGTTCAAGAACCCGCAGAACGTCCGCGGCGTAGTCGGCAAGGGCACGCCGCTGGCCGACGAGTTCGCCCAGATCCGCCTCGGCGGCGACCTCGCGCTGTTCCAGGCCGTCGGGCACCTGCTGCTCGCCTGGGACGAAGAGGCGCCGGGCGCGATCGTCGACCGCGAGTTCGTCGCGAACGCCACCGATGGCTTCGACGACTACGCGAAGCACCTGCGGGAGATCGACTGGCCGGAGGTCGAGCTCGCCACCGGGCTGCCGCGCGAGCAGATCGAGCGCGTCGCGCGGATGATCGCGTCCTCCGAGCGCACGATCTACTGCTGGGCGATGGGCCTGACGCAGCACAAGCACGCCGTGCCGACGATCTCCGAGATCGCGAACCTGGCGCTGATGCGCGGCATGATCGGCAAGCCGGGCGCGGGTCTCTGCCCGGTGCGCGGGCACTCGAATGTCCAGGGCGACCGGACGATGGGCATCTGGGAGAAGATGCCGCAGTCCTTCATGGACGCCCTCGCCGCCGAGTTCGGCATCGAAGTCCCGCGCGAGCACGGCCTGGACACCGTCGACACGATCCGCGCGATGCGCGACGGCCGCGGCAAGGTCTTCTTCGCCGTCGGCGGCAACTTCGCGTCGGCGACCCCGGACACGGACGCCACCGAGAAGGCGCTCGAGTCGTGCTCGCTGACCGTGCACGTCTCGACGAAGCTGAACCGCTCCCACGTCGTCCACGGCCGCACCGCGCTGATCCTGCCGACGCTCGGGCGCACCGAGCGGGACGTCCAGGCGAGCGGCGAGCAGTTCGTCACGGTCGAGGACTCGATGTCGCAGGTGCACACCTCCCGCGGCCGCCTCCAGCCCGCGAGCGAGCACCTGCTCTCCGAGGTCGCGATCGTCAGCCGGCTCGCCGAGAAGCTGTTCGGCGCGGGCCACGCGGTGCCGTGGCGGACGTTCGAGACCGACTACGACCTGATCCGCGACCGGATCTCGCGGGTCGTGCCGGGCTGCCACGACTACAACCGCCGCGTCCGCGAGCCCGACGGGTTCGTGCTGCCGCACGCGCCGCGCGACTCCCGCGAGTTCACCGGCACGGCCAACGGCAAGGGCAACTTCACGGTCTCGGCGCTGGAGTACCCGCAGGCGCCCGAGGGCAGGCTGCTGCTGCAGACGATGCGCAGCCACGACCAGTACAACACCACGATCTACGGCCTTTCCGACCGCTACCGCGGCATCGACAACGCCCGCCGGGTCGTGCTGGTCAACCCCGCCGACATCGCGGCGCTCGGCCTGACGGACGGCGGGATGGTCGACCTGGTCTCCGAGTGGCGCGACGGCGACCGCCGGGCACCGGCGTTCCGCGTCGTGGCGTACCCGACGGCCCGCGGCTGCGCGGCGGCGTACTTCCCCGAGGCGAACGCGCTGGTCCCGCTGGACTCGGTGGCGGACAAGTCGAACACCCCGGTCTCCAAGGCGATCGTGGTGCGGCTGGAGCCTCAGCCCCGGTAG
- the fdhD gene encoding formate dehydrogenase accessory sulfurtransferase FdhD produces the protein MGRVTVRRPVRRISAAGDRRRPDSLAAEEPLELRVGGKALAVTMRTPGHDVELAHGFLLSEGVIGGREDIAVARYCDGVDDQGRNTYNVLDIALADGVAPPDTGVERNFYTTSSCGVCGKAALDAVKLKTRFSPAGAAFAVKSETLAGLPDALRTRQKVFASTGGLHAAALFTPDGELAVVREDVGRHNAVDKVLGWAVLEGRVPAPGYGLLVSGRASFELVQKAAMAGIGLLAAVSAPSSLAVELAEENGMTLIGFLRGDSMNLYTGDHRVLT, from the coding sequence ATGGGCAGGGTGACCGTGCGCAGGCCGGTGCGGCGGATTTCCGCGGCCGGTGATCGGCGCCGTCCCGACTCGCTCGCCGCCGAAGAGCCCCTGGAGCTGCGGGTCGGCGGCAAGGCGCTGGCCGTCACCATGCGCACGCCCGGCCACGACGTCGAGCTGGCCCACGGCTTCCTGCTGTCCGAAGGCGTGATCGGCGGCCGCGAGGACATCGCGGTCGCCCGCTACTGCGACGGCGTCGACGACCAGGGCCGCAACACCTACAACGTCCTCGACATCGCGCTGGCCGACGGCGTGGCCCCGCCGGACACCGGCGTCGAGCGGAACTTCTACACCACCTCGTCGTGCGGCGTCTGCGGCAAGGCCGCCCTCGACGCGGTCAAGCTCAAGACCCGCTTCTCCCCCGCCGGCGCGGCCTTCGCCGTGAAGAGCGAGACGCTGGCCGGCCTGCCGGACGCGCTGCGCACCCGGCAGAAGGTCTTCGCCAGCACCGGCGGCCTGCACGCGGCGGCGCTGTTCACCCCGGACGGCGAACTCGCGGTCGTCCGCGAAGACGTCGGGCGGCACAACGCGGTCGACAAGGTGCTCGGCTGGGCCGTCCTGGAGGGCCGGGTGCCCGCGCCCGGCTACGGCCTCCTGGTGTCCGGGCGCGCGTCGTTCGAACTGGTGCAGAAGGCCGCGATGGCCGGCATCGGGCTGCTGGCGGCGGTGTCCGCGCCGTCGTCGCTGGCCGTGGAACTGGCCGAGGAGAACGGCATGACGCTCATCGGCTTCCTGCGCGGCGACTCGATGAACCTCTACACCGGCGACCACCGCGTCCTGACCTGA
- a CDS encoding LCP family protein, producing the protein MHPLGKIVVSGLALVVLCGTAYGYVNLQALDEVTRDSVIDADGETKPGEQPADGSLDVLLVGRDARTDPQGNPLSPDMLRELRVGPNGDDLTDTLIVLRIPNGTKEVKAFSIPRDSYVSMPGGKGKINAAFGRAKAAEARRLRTAGETDKAKIDQSALTAARRATRQAVEDLTGVKIDHFAEVNLLSFSEISKAVGGVDVCLKAPTQDRNSGANFQAGPQRISGADALAFVRQRDNLRGGDFDRVRRQQVFLAGLARQVLSAGTLGDPGKLSDLIDAVKRSVVLDSSWNLLDFVAQMRGVSGGGIRFETIPVVNPDYRYDPDDRKATAVQVDPAAVKAFAASLIGPAAPTGSPTAQGPTVDVSNAGPRPGLAARVSGLLRDKGFTPGATGNTASRRTSVVRFGPDLADRGAEVAKLLGGLTTQESASVPAGHIEVVLGTVYAGPGAAGGGGAPAAGDDAITSDGVVCVN; encoded by the coding sequence GTGCATCCTCTGGGCAAGATCGTCGTCTCCGGGCTGGCGCTGGTCGTCTTGTGCGGCACCGCGTACGGCTACGTGAACCTCCAGGCCCTCGACGAAGTCACGCGCGACAGCGTGATCGACGCCGACGGCGAGACGAAACCGGGGGAGCAGCCCGCCGACGGTTCGCTGGACGTCCTGCTCGTCGGCCGGGACGCCCGCACCGATCCCCAGGGCAACCCGCTGTCGCCGGACATGCTCCGCGAACTGCGGGTCGGTCCCAACGGCGACGACCTCACCGACACCCTGATCGTGCTGCGGATCCCGAACGGCACGAAGGAGGTGAAAGCGTTTTCCATCCCGCGCGACAGCTACGTGTCGATGCCCGGCGGGAAGGGGAAGATCAACGCCGCTTTCGGGCGCGCGAAGGCCGCCGAGGCGCGGCGGCTGCGCACCGCGGGGGAGACCGACAAGGCGAAGATCGACCAAAGCGCGCTCACGGCCGCGCGGCGCGCGACGCGGCAGGCGGTCGAGGACCTCACCGGCGTCAAGATCGACCACTTCGCCGAAGTCAACCTGCTCAGCTTCTCCGAGATCAGCAAGGCGGTCGGCGGCGTCGACGTCTGCCTGAAAGCGCCCACCCAGGACCGGAACTCGGGCGCGAACTTCCAGGCCGGGCCGCAGCGGATCTCGGGCGCGGACGCGCTCGCCTTCGTGCGGCAGCGCGACAACCTCCGCGGCGGCGACTTCGACCGCGTGCGGCGGCAGCAGGTCTTCCTCGCCGGGCTGGCGCGGCAGGTGCTGTCGGCGGGGACGCTGGGCGACCCCGGGAAGCTTTCGGACCTCATCGACGCGGTGAAGCGCTCGGTGGTGCTCGACTCCTCCTGGAACCTCCTCGACTTCGTCGCGCAGATGCGCGGGGTCAGCGGCGGCGGCATCCGGTTCGAGACGATCCCGGTCGTCAACCCCGACTACCGCTACGACCCGGACGACCGCAAAGCGACCGCGGTGCAGGTCGACCCGGCCGCGGTCAAGGCGTTCGCGGCGAGCCTGATCGGGCCGGCCGCACCGACGGGGTCGCCGACGGCCCAGGGGCCCACGGTCGACGTCTCCAACGCGGGACCGCGGCCGGGGCTCGCGGCGCGCGTGTCCGGTTTGCTGCGCGACAAGGGGTTCACGCCGGGTGCCACCGGCAACACGGCCTCGCGGCGGACCTCGGTGGTCCGGTTCGGTCCCGACCTCGCGGACCGCGGCGCCGAGGTGGCGAAGCTGCTGGGCGGCCTGACGACGCAGGAGTCCGCGTCGGTGCCCGCCGGGCACATCGAGGTCGTGCTCGGCACGGTGTACGCGGGCCCGGGAGCGGCCGGCGGCGGGGGCGCCCCGGCGGCCGGTGACGACGCGATCACGTCGGACGGAGTCGTCTGCGTGAATTGA
- a CDS encoding SDR family NAD(P)-dependent oxidoreductase yields the protein MSNGILVTGASRGIGRAVATAFAARGDRVAVHYGHRAADAEETLSQLPGEGHLLISGDLADPEAARKLADAAEAGLGGVDVLVNNAAVATSAETAHPVDGVSYADWQRIWRRTLDVNLVGAANLSYCVARHLIGRGAPGRIVNIGSRGAFKGEPDHPAYGASKAALHAFGQSLAVSLAPHGISVTSVAPGFTATERVADRIDDALRAQSPFGRVGTPEEVAAAVVYLASAEATWASGAILDLNGASHLRM from the coding sequence ATGAGCAACGGAATTCTCGTCACCGGCGCGTCCCGCGGTATCGGGCGCGCGGTGGCCACGGCGTTCGCGGCGCGGGGGGACCGGGTGGCCGTCCACTACGGACACCGCGCCGCGGACGCCGAGGAAACGCTTTCGCAACTGCCCGGCGAAGGACACCTGCTGATCAGCGGCGACCTCGCCGACCCGGAAGCGGCGCGGAAGCTCGCCGACGCCGCCGAAGCCGGGCTCGGCGGGGTCGACGTGCTGGTCAACAACGCGGCCGTCGCGACGTCGGCGGAGACCGCGCACCCGGTCGACGGGGTGTCCTACGCGGACTGGCAGCGGATCTGGCGGCGCACCCTCGACGTCAACCTCGTGGGCGCCGCGAACCTGAGCTACTGCGTCGCCCGGCACCTCATCGGGCGCGGCGCGCCCGGCCGGATCGTCAACATCGGGTCGCGCGGGGCGTTCAAGGGCGAGCCCGACCACCCGGCGTACGGCGCGAGCAAGGCGGCGCTGCACGCGTTCGGCCAGTCGCTCGCCGTTTCGCTGGCGCCGCACGGCATCTCCGTGACGTCGGTCGCACCCGGCTTCACCGCCACCGAGCGCGTGGCGGACCGGATCGACGACGCCCTGCGCGCGCAGAGCCCGTTCGGGCGGGTCGGCACGCCCGAAGAGGTCGCCGCGGCCGTCGTCTACCTGGCTTCCGCCGAGGCGACCTGGGCGTCCGGCGCGATCCTCGACCTCAACGGCGCCTCGCACCTGCGCATGTGA
- a CDS encoding OFA family MFS transporter encodes MALGFLDRSRIVAPPTWTRWLVPPAALSVHLSIGQAYAWSVFKTPLEKTMHLNGTQSSLPFQLGIVMLGLSAAFGGTLVEKNGPRWAMFVSMCCFATGFLVSALGVATGQFWLVVLGYGGIGGVGLGIGYISPVSTLIKWFPDRPGMATGIAIMGFGGGALIASPWSSSMLGSAPTTGTIATAFLVHGVVYAVFMSMGWLLVRVPADGWKPAGWEPKTDHGKAMISTANVSAANAIKTPQFWCLWVVLCFNVTAGIGILEKASPMIVDFFKSTPTPVGTAAAAGFVALLSLCNMLGRFVWSSTSDLVGRKNIYRTYLGVGAVLYLVIALTDNSSKLVFILCAMVILSFYGGGFATVPAYLKDLFGTYQVGAIHGRLLTAWSVAGVLGPLIVNRIADSQKAAGKSGPALYELSFYIMIGLLVVGFVANELVRPVKEKYHEPVPAAARSEAR; translated from the coding sequence ATGGCTCTCGGCTTCCTGGACCGATCCCGGATAGTGGCACCGCCGACGTGGACGCGCTGGCTGGTGCCGCCGGCGGCCCTCTCGGTGCACCTGTCGATCGGGCAGGCCTACGCGTGGAGCGTGTTCAAGACCCCGCTCGAGAAGACGATGCACCTGAACGGCACGCAGAGCTCGCTGCCGTTCCAGCTCGGCATCGTCATGCTCGGGCTGTCCGCGGCCTTCGGCGGCACGCTCGTGGAGAAGAACGGCCCGCGCTGGGCCATGTTCGTCTCGATGTGCTGCTTCGCCACCGGGTTCCTCGTCTCCGCCCTCGGCGTGGCGACCGGGCAGTTCTGGCTGGTCGTCCTCGGCTACGGCGGGATCGGCGGGGTCGGGCTCGGCATCGGCTACATCTCGCCGGTGTCGACGCTGATCAAGTGGTTCCCGGACCGGCCGGGCATGGCCACCGGCATCGCGATCATGGGCTTCGGCGGCGGCGCGCTGATCGCGTCGCCGTGGTCGTCGTCGATGCTCGGCAGCGCGCCCACCACCGGCACCATCGCCACGGCGTTCCTCGTGCACGGCGTCGTCTACGCGGTGTTCATGTCGATGGGCTGGCTGCTCGTGCGGGTGCCGGCCGACGGCTGGAAGCCGGCGGGCTGGGAGCCCAAGACCGACCACGGCAAGGCGATGATCAGCACCGCGAACGTCTCGGCCGCCAACGCGATCAAGACGCCGCAGTTCTGGTGCCTGTGGGTCGTGCTGTGCTTCAACGTCACCGCGGGCATCGGGATCCTGGAGAAGGCGTCCCCGATGATCGTCGACTTCTTCAAGAGCACGCCGACGCCGGTCGGCACGGCCGCGGCGGCCGGGTTCGTCGCGCTGCTGTCGCTGTGCAACATGCTCGGCCGGTTCGTCTGGTCGTCCACTTCGGACCTGGTCGGGCGCAAGAACATCTACCGCACCTACCTCGGCGTCGGCGCGGTGCTGTACTTGGTGATCGCGCTCACGGACAACTCGTCGAAGCTCGTGTTCATCCTGTGCGCGATGGTGATCCTCTCCTTCTACGGCGGTGGGTTCGCGACGGTTCCGGCCTACCTGAAGGACCTCTTCGGCACCTACCAGGTCGGCGCGATCCACGGCAGGCTGCTCACCGCGTGGTCGGTGGCCGGCGTGCTCGGCCCGCTGATCGTCAACCGGATCGCCGACAGCCAGAAGGCGGCGGGCAAGTCCGGGCCGGCGTTGTACGAGCTGTCCTTCTACATCATGATCGGCCTGCTGGTGGTCGGCTTCGTGGCCAACGAGCTGGTGCGCCCGGTCAAGGAGAAGTACCACGAGCCGGTCCCCGCGGCCGCGAGGAGTGAAGCCCGATGA
- a CDS encoding carotenoid oxygenase family protein, translated as MGNKFLEGNFAPVSREHTITELAVTGRIPEFLDGRYLRNGPNPLSEVDPAAYHWFMGDGMVHGVRLRDGKAEWYRNRWVRNASVTAKLNGEDASRFCGLDALGANTNVIGHAGKTLALVEAGAPIYELTDELDTLGRCDFDGTLPGGYTAHPKRDPRTGELHAVSYFFGMGNKVQYSVIDAAGRARRIVDVEVTGSPMMHDFSLTEKYVVFYDLPVTFDAGMAVATGVPGALRAPAKLVLSAMVGKVRVPDPVSAMMANKIGANGGLPYRWNEKYPARIGVMPRDGQSRDVRWFDVEPCYVFHPLNAYDDGDSVVLDVVRHPKMFDRELHGPGEGGPTLDRWTVDLTAGKVIEERLDDRGQEFPRVDERLVGRHHRYGYAISTDGEANPGSSLFKHDFRTGSRQERAFGGGRQPGEFVFVPRHEDAAEDDGVVMGFVYDPASQRSDLTVLDAGTLETVAAIHLPDRVPNGFHGNWVASA; from the coding sequence ATGGGCAACAAGTTCCTCGAAGGAAACTTCGCCCCGGTCAGCCGGGAGCACACGATCACCGAGCTCGCCGTCACCGGGCGGATCCCCGAGTTCCTCGACGGCCGCTACCTGCGCAACGGCCCCAACCCGCTGTCCGAAGTGGACCCGGCGGCCTACCACTGGTTCATGGGCGACGGCATGGTCCACGGCGTGCGCCTGCGCGACGGCAAGGCCGAGTGGTACCGCAACCGCTGGGTGCGCAACGCGTCCGTGACCGCCAAGCTGAACGGCGAGGACGCGAGCCGGTTCTGCGGCCTGGACGCGCTCGGCGCCAACACCAACGTCATCGGCCACGCCGGCAAGACGCTCGCGCTGGTCGAGGCGGGCGCGCCGATCTACGAGCTGACCGACGAGCTCGACACCCTCGGCCGCTGCGACTTCGACGGCACGCTCCCGGGCGGCTACACCGCCCACCCCAAGCGCGACCCGCGCACCGGCGAGCTGCACGCCGTCTCGTACTTCTTCGGCATGGGCAACAAGGTGCAGTACTCGGTGATCGACGCGGCCGGCCGCGCCCGCCGCATCGTCGACGTCGAGGTCACCGGGTCACCGATGATGCACGACTTCTCGCTGACCGAGAAGTACGTCGTGTTCTACGACCTGCCGGTGACGTTCGACGCCGGGATGGCGGTGGCGACCGGCGTGCCCGGCGCCTTGCGCGCCCCGGCGAAGCTGGTGCTCTCGGCGATGGTCGGCAAGGTCCGAGTGCCGGACCCGGTGTCCGCGATGATGGCGAACAAGATCGGCGCGAACGGCGGCCTGCCCTACCGCTGGAACGAGAAGTACCCCGCGCGGATCGGGGTCATGCCGCGGGACGGCCAGAGCCGCGACGTCCGCTGGTTCGACGTCGAGCCGTGCTACGTCTTCCACCCGCTCAACGCCTACGACGACGGCGACAGCGTCGTCCTCGACGTGGTGCGCCACCCGAAGATGTTCGACCGCGAGCTGCACGGTCCGGGCGAGGGCGGCCCGACGCTGGACCGCTGGACCGTCGACCTCACCGCGGGCAAGGTCATCGAGGAGCGGCTCGACGACCGGGGCCAGGAGTTCCCGCGGGTCGACGAGCGGCTCGTCGGACGGCACCACCGCTACGGCTACGCGATCTCGACCGACGGCGAAGCGAACCCGGGCAGCTCCCTGTTCAAGCACGACTTCCGCACCGGCTCCCGCCAGGAGCGCGCGTTCGGCGGCGGACGGCAGCCGGGCGAGTTCGTGTTCGTCCCGCGCCACGAGGACGCGGCCGAGGACGACGGGGTGGTGATGGGCTTCGTCTACGACCCGGCGTCGCAGCGCAGCGACCTGACGGTGCTCGACGCGGGAACCCTGGAGACCGTGGCGGCGATCCACCTGCCCGACCGGGTACCCAACGGCTTCCACGGCAACTGGGTCGCGTCCGCCTAG
- a CDS encoding alpha/beta hydrolase → MSRRSVLIAGASGLAVTGLAVGTATGKLPFSQALQRALGVASSNPTTQLGSTRVERVYSAARGRMVDLVFILPSKTPPKGLPMSLVLHGLHGNARSAAPTGTLKQLASDVARKAVPSFGFVAVDGGDNYWHQVHPGDDPMAMLLEEVPQWLRARGFAGPTGLPFACTGVSMGGFGALVYTRRRVERRQPPSAVATLAPALITSWPEMAKRHIFPDIQDWTALDPLRHIDETKSVPNGIWCGTEDSFITGVRRYIDAAHPAVAHTAHGKHGDPFNRTVVPSLISFLGKHVPRTD, encoded by the coding sequence CTGAGCCGCCGCTCGGTGCTGATCGCGGGCGCGTCCGGCCTGGCCGTGACCGGGCTGGCCGTCGGGACGGCGACCGGCAAGCTGCCGTTCAGCCAGGCCCTGCAGCGCGCGCTCGGCGTGGCGTCGTCCAACCCGACGACCCAGCTGGGCAGCACGCGCGTCGAACGCGTCTACTCCGCGGCCCGCGGCCGGATGGTCGACCTGGTGTTCATCCTGCCGTCGAAGACCCCGCCGAAGGGGCTGCCGATGTCGCTCGTGCTGCACGGCCTGCACGGCAACGCCCGCAGCGCGGCCCCGACCGGCACGCTCAAGCAGCTGGCCAGCGACGTCGCCCGCAAGGCGGTCCCGTCGTTCGGCTTCGTGGCCGTCGACGGCGGCGACAACTACTGGCACCAGGTCCACCCGGGCGACGACCCGATGGCGATGCTGCTGGAGGAGGTCCCACAGTGGCTGCGGGCCCGCGGCTTCGCCGGCCCGACCGGCCTGCCCTTCGCCTGCACGGGCGTCTCGATGGGCGGCTTCGGCGCCCTGGTGTATACCCGCCGCCGCGTGGAGCGCCGCCAGCCGCCGTCCGCGGTGGCGACGCTGGCCCCGGCGCTGATCACGTCGTGGCCGGAGATGGCCAAGCGCCACATCTTCCCGGACATCCAGGACTGGACGGCGCTCGACCCGCTGCGCCACATCGACGAGACCAAGAGCGTCCCGAACGGCATCTGGTGCGGCACGGAGGACTCGTTCATCACGGGTGTCCGCCGCTACATCGACGCGGCCCACCCGGCGGTCGCCCACACGGCGCACGGCAAGCACGGCGACCCGTTCAACCGGACGGTGGTGCCGAGCCTGATCAGCTTCCTCGGCAAGCACGTCCCGCGTACGGACTGA
- a CDS encoding TetR/AcrR family transcriptional regulator: MSPKPRATDVKARLVEAAIRLLDDGGPETLQARKLAAEVGVSTMAVYTHFGGMAALVDEVARAGFLRLSEWLAEVGETEDPVADIFSLARTYRQAVAEQPQLFAVTFGQSAPGGKRATLSDLTTEEGREAAPEGLEAFEHIVRATERAIEAGRFRPADKYQAAAQLWSALHGFVTLEASGHFGPGEQGIDHILIPLGITLAVGLGDTVDRAERSTDAAKAAWRARTRNAGQGGND; encoded by the coding sequence ATGAGCCCCAAACCGCGCGCGACCGACGTCAAGGCCCGGCTCGTCGAGGCCGCCATCCGGCTGCTCGACGACGGCGGCCCGGAAACCCTGCAGGCCCGCAAGCTCGCGGCGGAGGTCGGCGTCTCGACGATGGCGGTGTACACGCACTTCGGCGGCATGGCCGCGCTGGTCGACGAGGTGGCGCGCGCCGGCTTCCTGCGGCTTTCGGAGTGGCTGGCCGAGGTCGGCGAGACCGAGGACCCGGTCGCGGACATCTTCAGCCTCGCCCGCACCTACCGGCAGGCGGTCGCCGAGCAGCCCCAGCTGTTCGCGGTCACGTTCGGCCAGTCCGCGCCCGGCGGCAAGCGGGCGACGCTGTCCGACCTCACCACCGAAGAAGGCCGGGAGGCCGCTCCGGAGGGCCTGGAGGCGTTCGAGCACATCGTCCGGGCCACCGAACGGGCCATCGAGGCGGGCCGCTTCCGGCCCGCGGACAAGTACCAGGCCGCCGCCCAGCTGTGGAGCGCCCTCCACGGCTTCGTCACCCTGGAGGCTTCCGGGCACTTCGGGCCCGGCGAACAGGGCATAGACCACATTTTGATACCCCTCGGCATCACACTCGCCGTGGGTCTCGGGGACACTGTGGACAGGGCCGAACGCTCCACCGACGCAGCCAAGGCGGCTTGGCGCGCGAGGACCCGAAACGCCGGGCAGGGTGGGAACGACTAA